In Halobaculum rubrum, the following are encoded in one genomic region:
- a CDS encoding group I intron-associated PD-(D/E)XK endonuclease, which translates to MAHGTVNTKQVGDETEADALRTLISNGYNVSIPFGDNDAYDLIVDNGDRLFRVQCKTAWQNKSETIRFNTHSQTTRDGAYHETTYADSVDAFLVRYPETGTFYWIRVDDATSQKMELRFSADIDHPSINWAEEYEFDGSIPYE; encoded by the coding sequence ATGGCCCATGGAACGGTGAACACCAAACAGGTAGGCGACGAAACGGAAGCCGACGCACTTCGAACTCTGATCTCGAACGGATACAACGTCTCGATCCCGTTCGGTGACAACGACGCGTACGATCTGATCGTCGACAACGGAGACCGACTGTTCCGTGTTCAGTGCAAGACCGCTTGGCAGAACAAGTCTGAGACGATACGGTTCAATACACACTCACAAACGACGCGGGACGGCGCGTATCACGAGACGACGTACGCCGATTCGGTTGATGCGTTTCTCGTTCGATATCCAGAGACGGGAACGTTCTATTGGATCAGGGTCGATGACGCAACATCACAGAAGATGGAGCTTCGATTCTCCGCCGATATCGACCACCCTTCGATTAACTGGGCTGAGGAGTACGAATTTGACGGATCTATTCCGTACGAATAA
- a CDS encoding DNA-directed RNA polymerase subunit H gives MVNVSEHELVPDHTLLEDDDEIEEVLDEYNIKRTDLPKIKRTDPAVPDEAETGDVIRVERDSRTTDTAIVYRLVVE, from the coding sequence ATGGTAAACGTAAGCGAACACGAACTCGTACCCGATCACACGCTCCTCGAGGACGACGACGAGATCGAGGAGGTGCTCGACGAGTACAACATCAAACGGACAGATCTCCCCAAGATCAAGCGGACGGACCCCGCGGTGCCCGACGAGGCCGAGACGGGCGACGTGATCCGCGTCGAACGGGACTCACGAACCACCGACACGGCGATCGTCTACCGACTGGTGGTAGAATGA
- a CDS encoding DNA-directed RNA polymerase subunit B'', whose product MNREARRSVSREYFSQERLAEHHFRSFNNFLDRGMQRVVDEKETIETDIGDKEGQEPVYVELGDVRMTTPRVREADGSEELLYPQEARLRNITYAAPVFMEMKIIRGGEDEPETVVDQTETKVGRMPIMVGSNKCNISGFSDEELIEIGEDPVDPGGYFIVNGSERVLMTSEDLAPNKILAEYDSKYGDEIQVAKTFSQRRGYRALVLCERNREGLLEVSFPSVSGSVNFVTLVRALGLESDEEIVHRVSDDPEIVKFMLENLEEADVQTEEEAIETLGERVASGQGKNYQLKRANYVIDRYLLPHLHEEGVEEEDVRINKAYYLCRMAEACFELALDRRESDDKDHYANKRLKVSGDLMTDLFRTALNKLARDVKYQLERANMRNRQLTVNTVVRSDVLTERLEHPIATGNWVGGRSGVSQLVDRTDYMGVLSHLRRLRSPLSRSQPHFEARDLHATQWGRICPSETPEGPNCGLVKNFAQAMELSQNVEDEQGLKRELASMGVEGIPGIKGVDRASADD is encoded by the coding sequence ATGAACAGGGAGGCACGACGCTCCGTCTCCCGGGAGTACTTCTCCCAGGAGCGGCTCGCGGAGCACCACTTCCGGTCGTTCAACAACTTCCTCGACCGCGGCATGCAGCGCGTGGTCGACGAGAAGGAGACGATCGAGACCGACATCGGCGACAAGGAGGGGCAAGAGCCCGTCTACGTCGAACTCGGCGACGTTCGGATGACGACCCCGCGCGTCCGCGAGGCCGACGGCTCCGAGGAACTGCTGTACCCGCAGGAGGCGCGCCTCCGGAACATCACCTACGCCGCCCCGGTCTTCATGGAGATGAAGATCATCCGCGGCGGCGAGGACGAGCCGGAGACCGTCGTCGACCAGACCGAGACGAAGGTCGGCCGGATGCCGATCATGGTCGGCTCGAACAAGTGCAACATCTCCGGGTTCTCCGACGAGGAGCTCATCGAGATCGGCGAGGACCCCGTCGACCCCGGCGGCTACTTCATCGTCAACGGCTCCGAGCGCGTGCTCATGACCAGCGAGGACCTCGCGCCCAACAAGATCCTCGCGGAGTACGACTCGAAGTACGGCGACGAGATCCAGGTCGCCAAGACGTTCTCTCAGCGCCGCGGCTACCGCGCGCTCGTCCTCTGTGAGCGCAACCGCGAGGGGCTGCTCGAGGTGAGCTTCCCGTCGGTGTCCGGCTCGGTCAACTTCGTCACGCTCGTGCGCGCCCTCGGGCTGGAATCCGACGAGGAGATCGTCCACCGCGTCTCCGACGACCCCGAGATCGTGAAGTTCATGCTGGAGAACCTGGAGGAGGCCGACGTTCAGACCGAGGAGGAGGCCATCGAGACCCTCGGCGAGCGCGTCGCCTCGGGCCAGGGGAAGAACTACCAGCTCAAGCGAGCCAACTACGTCATCGACCGCTACCTCCTGCCGCACCTCCACGAGGAGGGCGTCGAGGAGGAGGACGTCCGCATCAACAAGGCGTACTACCTCTGCCGGATGGCCGAGGCCTGTTTCGAGCTCGCGCTCGACCGCCGCGAGTCCGACGACAAGGACCACTACGCCAACAAGCGCCTCAAGGTCTCGGGCGACCTGATGACGGACCTGTTCCGGACGGCGCTCAACAAGCTGGCGCGCGACGTGAAGTACCAGCTCGAGCGCGCCAACATGCGCAACCGGCAGCTCACCGTCAACACGGTCGTTCGCTCGGACGTGCTGACCGAGCGGCTCGAACACCCCATCGCGACGGGGAACTGGGTGGGCGGCCGCTCGGGCGTCTCCCAGCTCGTCGACCGGACGGACTACATGGGCGTCCTGTCGCACCTTCGTCGCCTCCGCTCGCCGCTGTCGCGGTCGCAGCCGCACTTCGAGGCGCGGGACCTGCACGCGACCCAGTGGGGTCGTATCTGCCCCTCCGAGACCCCGGAGGGCCCGAACTGCGGGCTGGTGAAGAACTTCGCGCAGGCGATGGAGCTCTCCCAGAACGTCGAGGACGAACAGGGACTGAAGCGAGAACTCGCGTCCATGGGTGTCGAGGGGATCCCCGGCATCAAGGGCGTCGACCGCGCGTCCGCGGACGACTAA